From the Streptomyces nodosus genome, the window TAGCGGTCGGTGTACTGCTCGAGGAGTGCGGTCTGTTCGGGCTGCCAGAAGCCCTGTGCGGTGGCGGTGAAGAGGTAGTTGGACAGGTCGTCGGTGGTGAACATGGCGTCCCAGGCGCGCTGTTTGGCGTCGGGGTCGGGCAGGGCGGCGTTGCAGCGGGCGGCGCCTTCCTGTCCGGTGGCGCTGGGGTCGCGGGTGAGTTCGTCGGCGATGGCGGCCTGGTCGACGGCGCCGAGGGCGGCGAGGCGGCCGAGGATGCGCCAGCGCAGTTCGGGGTCGAGTTCGGGTCCGCCGGGTACGGTGCCGTCGGCGAGCCAGGCGGCGATGGTGTCGGGGTGGGCGGCGGCGTCGATGAAGTGGCGTACGGCGATCAGGCGCAGTCCGGGGTGGGTGCCGTCCTCGGTGCGGCGGATGAGGTCGCGGCAGAGCGTGGTGAGGGTGGCGAGCGCGGCGGGGCGGTCGGTGGGGGTGCCGTGCTGCTCGGGCGGGGCCGGGTGGCCGTGGGCCGGCAGATAGCGGTCGGCGATCTGGCCGGCGGCGAAGCCGAGGACGCCTTCGGTGAGGGCCAGGTCGGTCTCGTGGGGCAGATGGGTGCGGGCGATGTCGAGGTAGGCGCCGGCGGGGAGCCGTCCGTCGCGTACGGCGTCGCGCAGGGCGTTCCAGACGACGGCGCGGGTGAGGGGGTCGGGCAGGCCGGAGAGGGCGTTGCGGACGTTGGTGAAGGATGCGTCGTCGAAGCGGATCTTGGCGTAGGTGAGGTCGCCGTCGTTGAGCAGCAGCAGGGCGGGGCGCCTGCCGAGGGGTCGGGGTGTGGTGTCCGGGATGTCGAGGTCGAGGCGTTCGCGCAGGGTGAGGCCGGTGTCCTCGGTGAGGGACTGGTCGTAGAGGCCGACGGTGATGCGGTGGGGTCGGCTGCCGTAGTGGTCGACGGTGAGGGTGCAGGTGCCGTCGTCGGCCTGGGTGAGGCGGGGGGTGAGGGTGTCGACTCCGGTGGTGCGCAGCCAGGAGTCGGCCCAGGCGTGGACGTCGCGGTCGGTGGCGGCGGCGAGGGAGTCGATGAAGTCGGCGAGGGTGGCGTTGCCGAAGCGGTGGCGGGCGAAGTGGGTGTTGATGCCGGCGAGGAAGTCCTTCTCGCCGAGCCAGGCGACGAGCTGCCGGAGCGCGGAGGCGCCCTTGGCGTAGGAGATGCCGTCGAAGTTGAGGAGGGCGGCGGCGGTGTCGTCGACGGCTTCGGGGGCGACGGGGTGGGTGGAGGGCCGCTGGTCGGCGTCGTAGCCCCAGGCTTTGCGGGTGACGCCGAAGTCGGTCCAGGTGTCGGTGAAGCGGGTGGCTTCGGTGAGGGTCTGGTAGCCCATGTACTCGGCGAAGGACTCGTTGAGCCAGATGTCGTCCCACCAGCGGAGGGTGACGAGGTCGCCGAACCACATGTGGGCCATCTCGTGGGCGATGACCATGGCGCGGGTCTGGCGCTGGGTGTCGGTGACGGCGGAGCGGTAGACGAATTCGTCGCGGAAGGTGACGAGTCCGGGGTTCTCCATGGCGCCGGCGTTGAATTCGGGGACGAACGCCTGGTCGTAGGAGTCGAAGGGGTAGGGCTCCTCGAACTTCTCGTGGTAGCGGTCGAAGCACTGGCGGGTGATCTCGAGGAGTTCGTCCGCGTCGGTGTCGAGGTGGGGGGCGAGGGAGCGGCGGCAGTGGATGCCGAAGGGGAGTCCGCGGTGTTCGGTGCGGACGGAGTGCCAGGGTCCGGCGGCGACGGCGAGGAGGTAGGTGGAGATGAGGGGGGTGGTGGCGGCGCGCCAGGTGCCGTCGTCCTGGCGGGTGGTGATGCCGTTGGCGAGGACGGTCCAGCCTTCGGGTGCCGTGACGGTGAGGTCGAAGACGGCTTTGAGGTCGGGCTGGTCGAAGGCGGCGTAGACGCGCTGGACGTCGTCGAGGAACAGCTGGGTGTAGACGTAGGTCTCGCCGTCGGTGGGGTCGGTGAAGCGGTGCATGCCTTCGCCGGTGCGTGAGTAGCGCATGGCGGCGTCGATGCGGAGTTCGTGTGTGCCGGGGGTGAGGCCGGTGAGGGGCAGCCGGTTCTCGGTGAGGGTGGCGGGGTCGAGGGGGTGTCCGTCCAGGGTGGCGGAGCGCAGCTCGGCGGGCTTGAGCTCGACGAAGGTGTCCGAGGTGTCACGGTCCTCGCGCGCGGTGAAGCGGATGACGGTACGGGAGTCGAAGGTCTCGTCGCCGCCGGTCAGGTCGAGGGTGATCTCGTAGTGGTGGACGTCGAGGAGCCGGGCACGGGTCTGCGCTTCGTCGCGCGTCAGTACGGACATGGGGGACATGCTGCCCGATGCGCGGGGTGGGGCACAGGGGCGGTCGGGGGGCGGTCCGTTACTCCCCGTATGTCCGCCGCCCCACCTGTCCGCGCGACCTCTTATGCCTCCGGGTCGCCGGGGGTGGCGGTGGTGTCCTCGGCGATCCGCTCATGGTGGCGGATGACCTCGGCGATAATGAAATTGAGAAGTTTTTCCGCGAATGCGGGGTCGAGCTTGGCGTTCTCGGCGAGGCGGCGCAGCCGGGCGATCTGGTCGGCCTCGCGGGCGGGGTCGGCGGGCGGCAGCTGGTGCTCGGCCTTGAGGTGGCCGACCTGCTGGGTGCATTTGAAGCGCTCGGCGAGCATATGGACGACGGCGGCGTCGATGTTGTCGATGCTGTCGCGCAGCCGGGCGAGTTCGCCGCGGACGGCGGGGTCGATGTCGGTGGTGGGGGTGTGGCGGCTGGTCATGGTCGTCCACCCTACGGGGCGGGCGCCCGCGCGGCGCGATCTTCCCGCGCCCGCGGGCACCCCGGCGCCGAGGGGAAGGATGCCTACAGTGGAGTGCAGTGCTGGCGCCTTCAGGGGGTTGCGGACGTGGCGAACGGCGGACCGGTCGAGCACGGTTTTCCCCATCTGGACACGGTGCGGGAGGCGATCACCGCGCTGTACCGGCGGCTCTCCTGTGACACCGTCGCCACGTTCGCGACCAGTGTGGTTCCCGCCGATGTGGCCTTCTTGGACCAGGACGATCTGCATCTGGGCGCGCAGCGGGTGGCGCATGAGCTGGTGCGGCACTACCGGCTGCCGGACGCCCGGATGATCATCAGTTTCCGTGAGATGACGCATGCGGCGAATGTCGAACTCGCCGCGGGTCCCGAGTATTTCATCGAGCTGAACGACCGGTTCCGCACGCATCGCCGGGATATCGGCGCGGCGCTGGCGCATGAGGTGATGCATGTGTATCTGCACCGCCTCGGGCTGTCCTTCCCGGGTACGCGCGACAACGAGATCCTCACCGACACGGCGGCGGCCTATCTGGGGGCGGGCTGGCTGCTGCTGGACGCGTTCCGTGAGGACGGGGTGTCCTCGCAGAAGCTGGGTTATCTGACTCCGGAGGAGTTCGGTTATGTCCTGGCCAAGCGGGCGTTGCTGTTCGGGGAGGATCCTGCGGTCTGGTTCACCAGCCCCCAGGCGTACACGGCGTACACCAAGGGCATGGCGCAGGCCCGCCGTGACGGGCGGCAGCCGCCGCTGACGGCGGCGGGCTGGTCGGGGCGGCACCGCTATGCCAAGGACCGCCGTTACGCCCAGGACCACTCCGTGCCCGGGCCGCAGCCGGGGGTCCGCTATGCGTTCACCCCGGCGGGCGGTGGTGCGCTGCGGGTCTCCTTTCCGTGCCCGGTCTGTCACCAGCGGATCCGGGTGCCCGTCCGGGGCCGGGTGCGGGCCCGCTGCGGGCTGTGCCGGACGGTGCTGGAGTGCGACACCTGAGGGCGGTCTGCTTAGAGCTCCGAACAAAAGTGGGGCCCGGCGGGCGGCGCCCGGCACGCACGCTGATCGGACCCCACTTTTGTTCGGAGCTCTTATTGCTTTGCGCCGTCGCCGCGGAGGCTTCAGGGTCGGGGCATGGACAGGCGGCAGTCGGCGGAGTTGTGCACCGCGGTGGACGAGTGGGACGAGGACGCGGTCGGGCGGCTGCTGCGCGGCGGGGCGAGTGCCGAGTCGGTGGACGAGGATGGGCGGAGTGCCCTGTATCTGGCGGCGGTCGGCGGCGCGGTCGGTGTGGTGCGGCTGCTGCTGGCGGCCGGTGCCGACCCCGACCGGCTGAGCGAAGGTGCCGAGGCGCCGTTGTGCGGGGCGGCCTGCTGGGGGCACACGGAGGTGGTGCGGGCGCTGCTGGCGGCCGGTGCGGTACCGGATCTGGAGGAGGAGTCCGGGTTCCGGGCGCTGACCTGGGCGGTGCGGGGCGGCCAGGTGGAGGTCGTCGAGGCGTTGCTGGCAGCGGGCGCGCATCCCGGTCTGCCCGGTCCCGGGGGTGAACTGCCGTTGGTGGCGGCGGCTCGTCGTGGCTCGCCGGGGTGTGTGCGGGCGTTGCTGGCCCATGGTGCGCGGGGGCGACAGGAGGCGCACGCGGAGGCGCGGCGCCTGCTGGCGGTGGACATCGCGGCCGAGCTCCGCGCGGGTCTCGAGGAGGCGTACGGCCCCGGACACGAGTACGTCGTCCGCCGCCGGGAGGAGGAGCCCGGCGCGATGACCGTCGAGGTCACGCTGTGGCGCGAGGGCCGGCCGGGGGCGGGGAACTCTCGGCAGGACGGACACTCCGTGATCGTCGGCCTGTTGGAGGCCGCGTCCGGGGCACCTGGGTGATCACCGTTCCCTTATATTCGCTATTTTGTTCGGCGCCGTCCCCCACCGGCCCCCTCTTCCCCCTGTCGACCTGCCAAGGAGCCGGCCGTGGAGCCGCAGTCCGCCGTCACCACCTGCTACCGCCATCCCAAAGTGGAGTCCCACGTCCGCTGCACCCGCTGCGAGCGCTATATCTGCCCCGACTGCATGCGCGAGGCCGCGGTCGGCCACCAGTGCGTGGAGTGCGTCAAGGAGGGTGCGCGGTCGATACGCCAGGCCCGTACGGCGTTCGGCGGCCGGATCACGACGGCGCCGGTGCTGACCTATCTGCTGATCGGCCTCAACGTCCTCGTGTACCTGGGCGAGTTGGTGCGCCCGGCGATCGTGGACCGGTTCGCGATGCTGGGTGCCGGGCTGCGGGGGCCGGGCGGCGAGCACTATCTGTGGGAGTACCCGTATCCGTCGGTGCTGCACGCGGAGGGGGTCGTCGGCGGGGAGTGGGAGCGGCTGCTGACCGGCGCGTTCCTGCATCTGCCGCCCACCGCGGGGACGTTCGGGATCCTGCACATCATGATGAACATGGTGTCGCTGTGGAACATCGGCCGGGTGGTGGAGTCGCAGCTGGGCCGCGTCCGCTATCTCGCGCTCTATCTGCTGTCTGCCCTCGGCGGCTCGGTGCTCGTGCTGCTGATCGATCCCGACGCCCAGACGGTCGGCGCGTCCGGTGCGATCTTCGGACTGGGCGCCGCGTACTACGTCATGGCCCGCCGTCTCGGCGCCGATATGAGCGCCGTCAACCGTTTCATGGCGGGCCTGCTGCTGTGGCTGCTGATCTCCGCGGGCCTCACCTCCTGGCAGGGTCACCTCGGCGGTCTGCTCGCGGGCGGGCTGGTGACGCTGGCGTATGCGTATGTCCCCCGGGGCCCGCGCCGCGGTCTGCTGCACGCGGCCGTCTGTGCGGGCCTCCTGGTGCTGCTGGTACTGCTTGCGGTGGGCAAGGTCACGCAACTGGCATGAGGAAAGGCGACGGCGCCCGCCCATCGTCCGGTCGGGGACTGGCGGGCAGGCGCCGTCTGCGTTCCGTACGCCGTTGTACGGGACGTGCACGGTGACCGTCAGGTCACGTCGGGCCTCAGACCGTCAGGGAACGGTCCGTCGGCCGGATCGGGGCCGGCAGGTCGCTGGCGCCCGTGAGGTGGCGGTCGACCGCATGAGCCGCTGAGCGGCCCTCGGCGATCGCCCATACGATCAGGGACTGGCCGCGGCCCGCGTCGCCCGCCACGAACACCCCCGGCACATTGGTCCGGAAGTCGGCGTCGCGGGCGATGTTGCCGCGCTCGTCGAGTTCGAGACCGAACTGTTCGACCAGTCCGTTGTCCCGGTCGGTGCCGGTGAAGCCCATCGCAAGGGTCACCAGCTGGGCCGGGATCCTCCGCTCGGTGCCGGGCTTCCGGTTGAGCCGGCCGTCGGCGAACTCGACCTCGACGAGGTGCAGCCACTGTACGTTGCCGTCCTCGTCGCCCTCGAAGTGGGTCGTCGAGACCGAGTACACCCGCCGGCCGCCCTCCTCGTGCGCGGAGGTCACCTTGTACAGCAGGGGGAAGGTCGGCCAGGGCTGGGCGACCGGGTTCCGGTCGTCGCCGGGGCGGGGCATGATCTCCAGCTGGGTGACGGAGGCCGCGCCCTGGCGGTGGGCGGTGCCCACGCAGTCCGCGCCCGTGTCGCCGCCGCCGATCACGATGACATGCTTGCCCTCGGCCGAGATCGGAGGGGTGACATGGTCGCCCTCCTGCACCTTGTTGGCCAGCGGCAGATACTCCATGGCCTGGTGGACGCCGTTGAGTTCGCGGCCGGGCACCGGCAGGTCGCGGGCGGTGGTCGCGCCGGCCGCGATGACGACGGCGTCGTACCGCTTACGCAGGTCCGTGGCCGTGAGGTCGCGGCCGATCTCGACCCCGGTACGGAAGCGGGTGCCCTCCGCGCGCATCTGTTCGATACGGCGGTTGATGTGCCGCTTCTCCATCTTGAACTCGGGGATGCCATAGCGGAGCAGACCGCCGACACGGTCCGCGCGCTCGTACACGGCGACCGTGTGGCCGGCCCGGGTCAGCTGCTGGGCGGCGGCCAGTCCGGCCGGTCCCGAACCGATGACCGCGACGGTCCTGCCGGACAGCCGCTCCGGGGGCCGCGGCTTGACCGTGCCGTTGTCCCAGGCCTTGTCGATGATGGTGACCTCGACGTTCTTGATGGTGACCGGGGACTGGTTGATGCCGAGCACACAGGCCGACTCGCAGGGGGCGGGGCACAGCCGGCCGGTGAACTCCGGGAAGTTGTTGGTGGCGTGCAGCCGCTCCGAGGCCTCGGCCCAGCGGTCGCGATAGGCGTAGTCGTTCCACTCGGGGATCAGGTTCCCCAGCGGGC encodes:
- a CDS encoding glutamate synthase subunit beta — translated: MADPKGFLTHGREVARSRPVGERVRDWNEVLVPGSLLPIISEQAGRCMDCGIPFCHNGCPLGNLIPEWNDYAYRDRWAEASERLHATNNFPEFTGRLCPAPCESACVLGINQSPVTIKNVEVTIIDKAWDNGTVKPRPPERLSGRTVAVIGSGPAGLAAAQQLTRAGHTVAVYERADRVGGLLRYGIPEFKMEKRHINRRIEQMRAEGTRFRTGVEIGRDLTATDLRKRYDAVVIAAGATTARDLPVPGRELNGVHQAMEYLPLANKVQEGDHVTPPISAEGKHVIVIGGGDTGADCVGTAHRQGAASVTQLEIMPRPGDDRNPVAQPWPTFPLLYKVTSAHEEGGRRVYSVSTTHFEGDEDGNVQWLHLVEVEFADGRLNRKPGTERRIPAQLVTLAMGFTGTDRDNGLVEQFGLELDERGNIARDADFRTNVPGVFVAGDAGRGQSLIVWAIAEGRSAAHAVDRHLTGASDLPAPIRPTDRSLTV
- a CDS encoding chorismate mutase, whose product is MTSRHTPTTDIDPAVRGELARLRDSIDNIDAAVVHMLAERFKCTQQVGHLKAEHQLPPADPAREADQIARLRRLAENAKLDPAFAEKLLNFIIAEVIRHHERIAEDTTATPGDPEA
- a CDS encoding rhomboid family intramembrane serine protease — its product is MEPQSAVTTCYRHPKVESHVRCTRCERYICPDCMREAAVGHQCVECVKEGARSIRQARTAFGGRITTAPVLTYLLIGLNVLVYLGELVRPAIVDRFAMLGAGLRGPGGEHYLWEYPYPSVLHAEGVVGGEWERLLTGAFLHLPPTAGTFGILHIMMNMVSLWNIGRVVESQLGRVRYLALYLLSALGGSVLVLLIDPDAQTVGASGAIFGLGAAYYVMARRLGADMSAVNRFMAGLLLWLLISAGLTSWQGHLGGLLAGGLVTLAYAYVPRGPRRGLLHAAVCAGLLVLLVLLAVGKVTQLA
- a CDS encoding ankyrin repeat domain-containing protein, which gives rise to MDRRQSAELCTAVDEWDEDAVGRLLRGGASAESVDEDGRSALYLAAVGGAVGVVRLLLAAGADPDRLSEGAEAPLCGAACWGHTEVVRALLAAGAVPDLEEESGFRALTWAVRGGQVEVVEALLAAGAHPGLPGPGGELPLVAAARRGSPGCVRALLAHGARGRQEAHAEARRLLAVDIAAELRAGLEEAYGPGHEYVVRRREEEPGAMTVEVTLWREGRPGAGNSRQDGHSVIVGLLEAASGAPG
- the pepN gene encoding aminopeptidase N; this translates as MSPMSVLTRDEAQTRARLLDVHHYEITLDLTGGDETFDSRTVIRFTAREDRDTSDTFVELKPAELRSATLDGHPLDPATLTENRLPLTGLTPGTHELRIDAAMRYSRTGEGMHRFTDPTDGETYVYTQLFLDDVQRVYAAFDQPDLKAVFDLTVTAPEGWTVLANGITTRQDDGTWRAATTPLISTYLLAVAAGPWHSVRTEHRGLPFGIHCRRSLAPHLDTDADELLEITRQCFDRYHEKFEEPYPFDSYDQAFVPEFNAGAMENPGLVTFRDEFVYRSAVTDTQRQTRAMVIAHEMAHMWFGDLVTLRWWDDIWLNESFAEYMGYQTLTEATRFTDTWTDFGVTRKAWGYDADQRPSTHPVAPEAVDDTAAALLNFDGISYAKGASALRQLVAWLGEKDFLAGINTHFARHRFGNATLADFIDSLAAATDRDVHAWADSWLRTTGVDTLTPRLTQADDGTCTLTVDHYGSRPHRITVGLYDQSLTEDTGLTLRERLDLDIPDTTPRPLGRRPALLLLNDGDLTYAKIRFDDASFTNVRNALSGLPDPLTRAVVWNALRDAVRDGRLPAGAYLDIARTHLPHETDLALTEGVLGFAAGQIADRYLPAHGHPAPPEQHGTPTDRPAALATLTTLCRDLIRRTEDGTHPGLRLIAVRHFIDAAAHPDTIAAWLADGTVPGGPELDPELRWRILGRLAALGAVDQAAIADELTRDPSATGQEGAARCNAALPDPDAKQRAWDAMFTTDDLSNYLFTATAQGFWQPEQTALLEQYTDRYWTDAPAVAARRGPAIAAVAARWAFPRHAVHADTLRRGEQCLNETDPTPALRRGLVDALDDLARALRIREA